The following DNA comes from Nitrogeniibacter aestuarii.
GCGCAGTGTGGTCTTGATATCAGGAGATTATGCCGCGCAGGACCCGGGCATCCAAACTTCTGTGCGAATGGCTTCGCTTGAGGCTATAATCGCCAGCCTGCCGGTTTAGCTCAGTTGGTAGAGCAACTGATTTGTAATCAGTAGGTCGCGGGTTCGACTCCTGCAACCGGCACCAGCCGATCCTGATCTTCAGGATTTATTTTTGGTCTTTTTCTTGACACTGAAAATATTGGCGGCTATAGTTATGCCTCTCTGACGCGGGGTGGAGCAGTTGGCAGCTCGTCGGGCTCATAACCCGAAGGTCGCAGGTTCAAGTCCTGCCCCCGCAACCAAACACCGAACAGGCCGACAGATTATTCTGTCGGCCTGTTTCTTTTCGTCCGGCGATTATTCACTTTGTCGCTCGAATGCATGGGCGATACAGTGTCAGTCCGACAGAAATTGTGAGCCTCCGATTGCAACCGGAACACACGTTGCTTCTCAGCTTGTTCGAGTCGAGCGGGTATCGTGCTTTCACGGCCGAGCTCGATCGTCATGACGTGGATTGGGAGCGCCTGATCGTGCTTGCCTTGGAGCACGGTGTGGCGGAGCGCCTGTGTGAAGCCGTTGTGTCCGTCGGAGAAGGATGCGTTTCAGCTGACATTGTCGCGGGAGCGCACGTGTTTCTCGACGATCGGCGCAATTTGAACCGGCGGCTGGTTGAGGCTTTCCAGGGGATATTCACGACGCTGGAGGGCCATGGGATTTCAACGATCGCCTTCAAGGGGCCGGCCTTGGCGTCAAGTGCATATGGCGATCCGCTGGCACGTCATTTTCGCGATCTCGACTTTCTCGTCAAACGCGAGGATTTTTCGCGCTGTCTCGCCGTTCTGGCAGAGCTCGGATATGCGGATGACGCAACACTGAGCCCGCGGCAGTACCGCGAATTCTGTGACTACAACGGTGAGGTGTTGCTTTTCGGCCCCGCCGGTGCAATCGAGCCCCATTGGGCTTTTGCGCCACGGACGCTTGCCATCGAGTTCGACTACAACGATCTTTGGCTCAGGTCGCGAATGGTTGACATTCTGGGGTGCGAGATTCGTGTGTTGTGCCCGGAAGACGAGTTACTGGCGATATGCGTCCATGGATGCAAGGAGCGCTGGGTCAAGCTCAAGTGGATTGCCGATGTGTCCGCATTTCTCGCGCGCCACGATTCGCTTGATTGGGATGAGATGGTGAAGCGCTCAGCGCGCATGGGTGTGGCTCGAATGCTCAGAATCGGTCTGATGCTCGCGGCGCAACTCACACGGGGACGCAGTCCGCTGCCCGAGCATTTGAGATGCTGGCTTGATCGTGATCTCGTTGCTCGTGAATTGGCGCTGGAGGCGATGGGGGGGCTGGCCGCTCAGCATGCGCCAGCGTCCGTGTTCGATTTGAATGCCTTTCACTGGCGTATGAGGGAGCGTGTCTGGGATCGCATGAACTATGCGTGGCGGACGATAACGCAACCTCAGAGTCGCCACT
Coding sequences within:
- a CDS encoding nucleotidyltransferase domain-containing protein; the encoded protein is MLLSLFESSGYRAFTAELDRHDVDWERLIVLALEHGVAERLCEAVVSVGEGCVSADIVAGAHVFLDDRRNLNRRLVEAFQGIFTTLEGHGISTIAFKGPALASSAYGDPLARHFRDLDFLVKREDFSRCLAVLAELGYADDATLSPRQYREFCDYNGEVLLFGPAGAIEPHWAFAPRTLAIEFDYNDLWLRSRMVDILGCEIRVLCPEDELLAICVHGCKERWVKLKWIADVSAFLARHDSLDWDEMVKRSARMGVARMLRIGLMLAAQLTRGRSPLPEHLRCWLDRDLVARELALEAMGGLAAQHAPASVFDLNAFHWRMRERVWDRMNYAWRTITQPQSRHFEAMDIPDVFFPLYIPLKVVHDYFALPAWLMLKRLRRGVGRFHESR